A genome region from Arachis duranensis cultivar V14167 chromosome 6, aradu.V14167.gnm2.J7QH, whole genome shotgun sequence includes the following:
- the LOC107495678 gene encoding F-box protein At5g07610-like, with protein MSDNTEFISSSMEAIERNDDLLTQILGRVTLRDVITFRRVSKRWLSLISAPYFRCCHASLKQRVSGLFFDFAPDSVFHQEVKFFYLDKETCPSYSSSSFSPKIPDLSSSQIIQSCNGLMLLQSEEAVFIYNPTTGDKKTLPSSFPSFDSSDLHYSLAFAFDPLHFIGYKVICIFDGVDSKNECFETMRGCSFPPTFRVEFDMVTYFKDSIYWNGRKTTLRFDLKEECMKNDMPPLPSKTYYRTVLVPTCGHMNLAGFESDDELSICVFRLKKDYSSPRWVHLHSIDLLPVIVRTAFDRITLHEKEFFCSVIHLIEDDEDGMSLLLHVPGTVVVLRLKDRNSYYVSDIPTGNEILQKTWGWFRAFEYIESLASV; from the coding sequence atgaGCGACAACACAGAATTCATCTCTTCTTCAATGGAAGCAATTGAAAGAAACGATGACTTGCTCACTCAAATTCTTGGTCGTGTGACTCTCAGAGATGTCATAACTTTCAGACGTGTCTCCAAGCGTTGGCTCTCTCTCATCTCCGCCCCTTACTTCCGCTGCTGTCACGCCAGCTTAAAACAAAGAGTCTCCGGTTTGTTCTTCGATTTCGCCCCCGACTCTGTATTTCACCAGGAAGTGAAATTCTTCTACTTAGACAAGGAAACCTGCCCCTCATATTCTTCATCTTCATTCTCCCCCAAAATCCCCGATCTAAGTTCTTCACAGATAATACAATCTTGCAACGGCTTGATGCTGCTCCAATCGGAAGAAGCCGTGTTTATCTATAACCCTACCACTGGAGACAAGAAAACCTTGCCTTCTTCCTTTCCATCGTTTGATTCATCAGATTTGCATTACTCTCTAGCTTTTGCTTTTGATCCCTTGCACTTTATTGGTTATAAGGTTATCTGCATTTTTGATGGCGTGGATTCAAAGAATGAATGCTTCGAAACCATGCGCGGGTGTTCCTTCCCGCCTACCTTCCGCGTTGAATTCGATATGGTGACCTATTTCAAGGACTCAATTTATTGGAACGGAAGAAAAACGACACTGCGTTTTGATCTGAAGGAAGAGTGCATGAAGAATGACATGCCTCCTTTGCCGTCCAAAACTTATTATAGAACCGTTCTTGTGCCTACATGCGGTCACATGAATTTGGCTGGATTTGAATCTGATGATGAGTTGTCTATATGCGTCTTCCGGTTGAAAAAAGACTATTCTTCACCAAGGTGGGTTCACCTGCACAGCATTGATCTTCTACCTGTAATTGTTCGAACTGCTTTTGATAGAATCACGCTTCATGAAAAGGAGTTCTTCTGCAGTGTAATCCATCTCattgaagatgatgaagatggcATGAGTTTGTTGTTGCATGTACCGGGCACAGTTGTTGTTCTGCGGTTAAAGGATAGAAACTCTTACTATGTGTCGGACATACCAACAGGCAATGAAATATTACAAAAAACTTGGGGGTGGTTTAGAGCCTTTGAGTACATCGAGAGCTTAGCCAGTGTTTAG